The following nucleotide sequence is from uncultured Fretibacterium sp..
CCAAGGGCATGGGCATGACCTCCCTGCAGAGGCTCTTCCGGGTCCGGCTTCCGCTGGCGGCGCCCGTGATCATGGCGGGGGTACGGACCTCCGGCGTGTACGTCGTCTCCTGGGCTACCCTCGCATCCTACATCGGGGCCGGCGGCCTGGGCGACTTCATCTTCACGGGGCTGAACAACTACATCCCTCCCATGATCGTCTGGGGGACCCTGCCCGTCACCCTCCTGGCGATCCTGACGGACTCCCTGCTGGGGCGGGTCGAGGCCGCCCTGTCCCCCAAGCTCCGGTCCCGGCCCTGATACGCTCCCGACTTGGATTTCGGAAAGGAGGCCGAACATGAAGCACAGGAAAAACGCATATTGGATATTCCTCCTCCTGGCGATCCTGACGGGCGCGGCGCTTCTTCCGATGCGGCCGGGGGACGCCCCGGAGGGCGGCATCGTCGTATCGGGCGGCAACACGACCGAGCGCCAGATCCTGGCCGAGATAACCGCCCAGATGATTCGGCGCCATCTTCCGGGCGTCCGGGTGGAACTGTTGAACAACCTGGGGTCCACCGTCCTGATCCGCCGGGCGCTCGACAACGGGGATGTCGACCTGTCCGGGGCCATGTACACCGGGACGTCCCTTACCGGGGAGCTGGGCCTGCCGATGACGAAGGACCCCAGGGAGGCGCTGGAGATCGTGGTCCGGGAGTACGAGAAGCGCTACCGCGAAAAATGGTACCCCTCCTGGGGGTTCGCGAACACTTACGCCTTCATGGTGCCGCGCGAACTCGCCGAGCGGGAGGGGCTGAGGACGGTCAGCGACCTGGCCCGCATCGCGCCCGGCATGAAGCTTGGGGTGGACACCTCCTGGATGGAGCGCAAGGGCGACGGCTACCGCGACTTCAGGAGGATATACGGGTTCGACTTCAAGCGGGTGTTCCCGATGGAGATAGGATTGGTCTACGGGGCCGTGCACGCCGGGGAGATGGACGTGGTCCTGGGCTACTCCACGGACGGGCGCATCGACACCTGCGGCCTGGTGCTCCTGGAGGACGACCGGCGCCTGTTCCCGCCCTACGACGCCAGCCCCGTCGCCACACACCGCGTCCTCGAGGCGCACCCACAGCTCGACTCGGTCCTCATGCGCCTTGCGGGGACGGTGGACGGCCCCCGGATGCGGAGGATGAACCGCATGGCCGACGAGGAGCTGGTCGAGCCCCGCAACGTGGCCCGGCTCTTCCTGGAGGAACACGGCTATTTCGAGAGCTCCGACGCCCGCCCGGAGCCTCCGGAACGAAAGGAGACGAGGGGATGGAGCTTCTGAGGGAGACGCTCGCCTATTATTCGCTCAACGGGAGCTACGTGCTGGAGCAGTTCTGGAAGCACTTCCTGATCTCGGTCTGCGGGGTCCTCCTCGCGTCCGCGGTCGCCATCCCCACAGGTTTTCTGATCGCCCGAAGGGGGCGCCTGGCCCGGTGGATCGTCGGCACGGCGAACGTCATCCAGACCGTCCCGTCCCTGGCCCTGATGTCCATCCTGATGCTGGGCCTGGGCCTCGGGGCCCGCACCGTCATCGCGACGGTGCTGCTCTACTCGCTGCTGCCCATCGTCAGGAACACCTGCGCCGGCATCCGCGGCATCCCGCCCCAGGTCCTGGACGCCGCCAGGGGGATGGGCATGACGGCGCTCCAGACGGTCCTCAGGGTGGAGCTCCCCCTGGCCCTTTCGGTCATCATGGCCGGGGTGCGCAACGCACTGGTGGTCGCCGTCGGCGTCACGACCATCGGGACCTTCATCGGCGCCGGAGGGCTGGGCGACATCATCTCGCGCGGCGTCAACGTCGCCAACGGCAGCGCCATCATCATCGCCGGCGCGCTCCCCACCGCCCTGATGGCCGTCTGCGCGGACATCCTCCTGGGGCTGCTGGAGCGTGGGCTGGACCCCACAAGATAGGGGCCTCGCGCACTCTGATGGAGGCCCTGCTGGACATAGCGGACAACTGGCTGATGCTGAAGCGCGTGGAGCTCTCGGTCTTCACGGACAACAAGCGGGCCGTCCGCCTGTACGAGTCCCTGGGGTTCGTCGTCGAGGGGACGAAGAGGTACGCCGCCGTCAAGAACGGCGTCCACGCCGACGAGTATCTGATGGCGCGCTACGGGAAGTAGAAGCAAGCCGTGGTGAACCCAGGCGTTTAGCAGGCGGGCTGCCGAAAATCGTTCCTTTTTCTATCGATTTTCAGGATATCCCATTCATGATCCGCCCCCTCCGCCGCAATCTTCGATGAGAAATAAAGGAAGACACTCGGCAGGGTCCTCTCCGGGATCCGCCAAGCGTCCTCCTTTTAGAGATAGAAACTATTGTTTTTTAGGGACGATTCCGCCCCGATCGTCGAGGATGAACGACCCAATGAATCCCTGAAGCTTCTCTGCCGTGGCAGCCAGGCTCTGAGCGGCTCCGGCGATGGATTCCGCGGCGCTGGTCGTCTCATGGGACGCGGTTTGGATCGAATGGGTGGCCTCGACAACATTGTGGTTGGCGTCCGTGACATGTTGTA
It contains:
- a CDS encoding ABC transporter permease, with product MELLRETLAYYSLNGSYVLEQFWKHFLISVCGVLLASAVAIPTGFLIARRGRLARWIVGTANVIQTVPSLALMSILMLGLGLGARTVIATVLLYSLLPIVRNTCAGIRGIPPQVLDAARGMGMTALQTVLRVELPLALSVIMAGVRNALVVAVGVTTIGTFIGAGGLGDIISRGVNVANGSAIIIAGALPTALMAVCADILLGLLERGLDPTR
- a CDS encoding osmoprotectant ABC transporter substrate-binding protein — translated: MKHRKNAYWIFLLLAILTGAALLPMRPGDAPEGGIVVSGGNTTERQILAEITAQMIRRHLPGVRVELLNNLGSTVLIRRALDNGDVDLSGAMYTGTSLTGELGLPMTKDPREALEIVVREYEKRYREKWYPSWGFANTYAFMVPRELAEREGLRTVSDLARIAPGMKLGVDTSWMERKGDGYRDFRRIYGFDFKRVFPMEIGLVYGAVHAGEMDVVLGYSTDGRIDTCGLVLLEDDRRLFPPYDASPVATHRVLEAHPQLDSVLMRLAGTVDGPRMRRMNRMADEELVEPRNVARLFLEEHGYFESSDARPEPPERKETRGWSF
- a CDS encoding GNAT family N-acetyltransferase codes for the protein MGASRTLMEALLDIADNWLMLKRVELSVFTDNKRAVRLYESLGFVVEGTKRYAAVKNGVHADEYLMARYGK